In Streptomyces puniciscabiei, a single genomic region encodes these proteins:
- a CDS encoding ABC transporter substrate-binding protein: MKTRTVRALRCSAALAAAGLLLAACGSSDDGGSAGQAGTTSFTGRGPITYVAGKDTTGAVQPVLDQWNKLHPKEKVTFIQLPTDADAQRQQMIQNAETKSDAYTVLSLDVVWTSEFAAHQWIDRLPEQSFPLDRMLKPVVETARYRGGLYAAPASSDGGLLYYRTDLLKQAGVGKPPATWAELKADCAKIEKLPAAKGMSCYAGQFQKYEGLTVNFSEAVNSAGGVVTDANGKPNVDTPAARKGLDFLAGSFKDGTIPKEAITYQEEDGRQAFQAGKLVFLRNWPYMYALAGKSKVAGKYAVAPLPGLNGPGSSSLGGHNLALSSFAKNKATALDFMKFYSSETTAKTFLEKASLAPPYADLYDDAALAGQYPYLPVLKQSILRAVPRPRVVSYGDVTSAVQQEAYAALTGTKSSAQALKDLQRELQKATAQ; encoded by the coding sequence GTGAAGACCAGAACAGTCAGAGCCCTTCGGTGCTCGGCCGCGCTCGCCGCCGCCGGACTCCTCCTCGCCGCCTGCGGCTCGTCCGACGACGGCGGCTCCGCAGGACAGGCCGGGACCACGTCGTTCACCGGCCGCGGCCCCATCACCTACGTGGCCGGAAAGGACACCACCGGCGCCGTGCAGCCGGTCCTCGACCAGTGGAACAAGCTGCACCCCAAGGAGAAGGTCACCTTCATCCAGCTGCCCACGGACGCGGACGCGCAGCGCCAGCAGATGATCCAGAACGCGGAGACGAAGTCCGACGCCTACACGGTGCTGTCCCTGGACGTCGTGTGGACCTCGGAGTTCGCCGCCCACCAGTGGATCGACAGGCTGCCCGAGCAGAGCTTCCCGCTGGACAGGATGCTCAAGCCGGTGGTGGAGACGGCGAGGTACCGCGGCGGTCTGTACGCGGCCCCGGCCAGCTCCGACGGCGGCCTGCTGTACTACCGCACCGACCTGCTGAAGCAGGCCGGGGTCGGCAAACCCCCGGCGACCTGGGCCGAGTTGAAGGCCGACTGCGCCAAGATCGAGAAGCTGCCCGCGGCCAAGGGCATGTCATGCTACGCCGGCCAGTTCCAGAAGTACGAGGGCCTGACGGTGAACTTCTCCGAGGCCGTGAACTCCGCGGGCGGTGTCGTGACGGACGCGAACGGCAAGCCGAACGTGGACACCCCGGCGGCGCGGAAGGGACTGGACTTCCTCGCCGGCTCGTTCAAGGACGGAACGATCCCCAAGGAGGCCATTACCTACCAGGAGGAGGACGGCCGGCAGGCGTTCCAGGCCGGCAAGCTGGTCTTCCTGCGCAACTGGCCGTACATGTACGCGCTCGCCGGCAAGAGCAAGGTGGCCGGCAAGTACGCCGTCGCGCCGCTGCCCGGCCTGAACGGGCCCGGCTCCTCCAGCCTGGGCGGCCACAACCTGGCCCTGTCCTCCTTCGCGAAGAACAAGGCGACGGCGCTGGACTTCATGAAGTTCTACAGCAGCGAGACGACCGCGAAGACCTTCCTGGAGAAGGCCTCCCTCGCCCCGCCCTACGCCGACCTGTACGACGACGCGGCACTGGCCGGGCAGTACCCGTACCTTCCGGTCCTCAAGCAGTCGATCCTGCGCGCCGTACCGCGCCCGCGGGTGGTGAGCTACGGCGATGTGACCTCGGCGGTCCAGCAGGAGGCGTACGCCGCCCTGACCGGCACCAAGAGCAGCGCACAGGCGCTGAAGGACCTGCAGCGGGAGCTGCAGAAGGCCACGGCGCAGTGA
- a CDS encoding response regulator transcription factor → MADDEELIRTGFRLILTSRGIEVVGEAADGLRAVAEAERLRPDVVLMDIRMPDLDGLEAAKRVLRLVPRCRVLMLTTFDLDRYVYAALAAGASGFLLKDVTAAHLAAAVRLVNTGDALLAPSITRRLVERYAAGHEDAPAQPAHRPATAATTVPPPALHRDLAALTPREREVLALMGRGLSNTELAASLTLSEATVKTHVARIFAKLALRDRAQAVVLAYETGLVTPGGAATGRP, encoded by the coding sequence ATCGCGGACGACGAGGAGCTCATCCGCACCGGCTTCCGGCTGATCCTCACCTCGCGCGGCATCGAGGTCGTCGGTGAGGCGGCGGACGGGCTGCGGGCCGTGGCGGAGGCGGAACGGCTGCGCCCGGACGTCGTCCTGATGGACATCCGGATGCCCGACCTGGACGGCCTGGAAGCCGCCAAGCGCGTCCTGCGGCTGGTCCCGCGCTGCCGGGTCCTCATGCTCACCACGTTCGACCTCGACCGCTACGTCTACGCGGCGCTCGCCGCCGGGGCGAGCGGTTTCCTGCTCAAGGACGTCACCGCCGCCCATCTCGCCGCGGCGGTACGGCTGGTGAACACGGGCGACGCGCTGCTCGCCCCCTCGATCACCCGCCGTCTGGTCGAGCGGTACGCGGCCGGCCACGAGGACGCTCCGGCCCAGCCGGCGCACCGCCCCGCCACCGCGGCGACCACGGTGCCCCCACCCGCGCTCCACCGTGACCTGGCCGCGCTGACCCCCCGCGAACGCGAGGTGCTGGCCCTGATGGGCCGGGGCCTGTCGAACACCGAACTCGCCGCGTCCCTCACCCTCAGCGAGGCCACCGTGAAGACCCACGTCGCCCGGATCTTCGCCAAGCTCGCCCTGCGCGACCGCGCCCAGGCCGTCGTCCTCGCCTACGAGACGGGTCTGGTCACGCCCGGCGGAGCGGCCACCGGCCGGCCGTGA
- a CDS encoding carbohydrate ABC transporter permease, translating into MTTTTTTATLTARATRTTGATAAKWRGRLPYLGVAAVVAYCLAPFYWMLVSSLRRTSDIFDTSLVPSPVSFENYRSLFGASQGFTRALLNSLVVAGVTTVLALLLATFTAYAMARLEFRFKRLILTLIIATSMFPVVSIVVPLLKLFTDIGWINTYQSMIVPSMSFALPLAVWNLTTFFRQMPDELEHAAMVDGCTRGQAFRKVIIPLAAPGIFTTAIITFIAAWNEFLIALSMTNRPEMQTAPVAISKFTGATTYETPFGSQMAAGVLVTIPLVVMVLLFQRRIVAGLTAGAAK; encoded by the coding sequence ATGACGACCACGACGACCACGGCGACCCTGACAGCCAGGGCGACCAGGACGACCGGGGCGACCGCCGCGAAGTGGCGAGGCCGGCTGCCGTACCTGGGGGTCGCCGCGGTGGTGGCCTACTGCCTGGCCCCGTTCTACTGGATGCTGGTCTCCAGCCTGCGCCGCACCTCCGACATCTTCGACACCTCGCTCGTCCCGTCCCCGGTGTCGTTCGAGAACTACCGCTCGCTGTTCGGTGCCTCCCAGGGGTTCACCCGGGCGCTGCTCAACAGCCTCGTCGTGGCCGGGGTCACGACCGTGCTGGCGCTGCTGCTGGCCACGTTCACCGCCTACGCGATGGCGAGGCTGGAGTTCCGTTTCAAGCGGCTGATCCTGACCCTCATCATCGCCACCTCGATGTTCCCGGTGGTGTCGATCGTGGTCCCGCTGCTGAAGCTGTTCACGGACATCGGCTGGATCAACACCTACCAGTCCATGATCGTGCCGAGCATGTCCTTCGCGCTGCCGCTAGCGGTGTGGAACCTGACCACGTTCTTCCGGCAGATGCCGGACGAGCTGGAGCACGCCGCCATGGTCGACGGCTGCACCCGCGGACAGGCCTTCCGCAAGGTCATCATCCCGCTGGCCGCGCCGGGCATCTTCACCACCGCGATCATCACGTTCATCGCCGCCTGGAACGAGTTCCTCATCGCGCTGTCGATGACCAACCGGCCGGAGATGCAGACCGCACCGGTCGCCATCTCCAAGTTCACTGGCGCCACGACGTACGAGACCCCGTTCGGCAGCCAGATGGCCGCGGGCGTCCTCGTCACGATCCCGCTGGTGGTCATGGTGCTGCTCTTCCAGCGCCGCATCGTCGCCGGCCTGACGGCCGGTGCCGCGAAGTAG
- a CDS encoding helix-turn-helix transcriptional regulator encodes MTLEDLRRLRRVRDRMDREYAEPLDMSELARGAHMSPGHFQRSFRKAFGETPYSYLMTRRIERAKALLRRGDLTVTEVCLAVGCTSLGSFSSRFTELVGETPSAYRSRSHEESAVIPSCVARTFTRPHRRPYAP; translated from the coding sequence GTGACCCTGGAGGACCTCAGACGGCTGCGCCGGGTGCGCGACCGCATGGACCGTGAGTACGCCGAGCCGCTCGACATGTCCGAGCTGGCCCGGGGTGCCCATATGTCGCCGGGCCACTTCCAGCGCAGCTTCCGCAAGGCCTTCGGCGAGACGCCGTACAGCTATCTGATGACCCGCAGGATCGAGCGGGCCAAGGCGCTGCTGCGCCGGGGCGACCTCACCGTGACCGAGGTGTGCCTCGCCGTGGGCTGTACGTCCCTCGGCTCCTTCAGCTCCCGCTTCACCGAGCTGGTCGGGGAGACACCGAGCGCCTACCGCTCCCGCTCGCACGAGGAGAGCGCGGTGATCCCGTCCTGCGTGGCCCGCACCTTCACCCGCCCCCACCGCCGCCCGTACGCACCGTGA
- a CDS encoding VOC family protein: protein MDVKLKQCFIAVDDHDKALAFYRDVLGLEVRNDVGFEGMRWVTLGSPLQPDVEIVLEPPGANPDASPADRQALAELLAKGMLRGVIFTTEDCDALYERVRAAGADVLQEPTDQPYGVRDCAFRDPAGNQLRFLQRPAE, encoded by the coding sequence ATGGACGTGAAACTCAAGCAGTGCTTCATCGCCGTGGACGACCATGACAAGGCGCTCGCCTTCTACCGGGACGTGCTCGGGCTGGAGGTCCGCAACGACGTGGGCTTCGAGGGCATGCGCTGGGTGACGCTCGGCTCGCCGCTGCAGCCGGACGTCGAGATCGTGCTGGAGCCGCCGGGCGCGAACCCGGACGCCTCCCCCGCCGACCGGCAGGCGCTCGCGGAGCTGCTCGCCAAGGGCATGCTGCGGGGTGTCATCTTCACGACCGAGGACTGCGACGCGCTGTACGAGCGGGTGCGGGCGGCCGGCGCCGATGTGCTCCAGGAGCCGACGGACCAGCCCTACGGGGTGCGCGACTGCGCCTTCCGGGACCCGGCGGGCAACCAGCTGCGCTTCCTCCAGCGGCCCGCGGAATGA
- a CDS encoding glycoside hydrolase family 13 protein, which translates to MPGTAPWWRSAVIYQVYIRSFADGNGDGIGDIAGIRSRLPYLKSLGVDALWINPWYKSPQADHGYDVADYRAIDPLFGTVAEAEQLIEEAHRHGIRIIPDMVPNHTSDRHAWFQAALAAGPGSPERERYVFRPGRGPDGALPPNDWVSSFGGPAWTRLPDGEWYLHLFAPQQPDLNWQHPEVRAEFESILRFWFARGVDGFRIDVAHGLIKHPELPDLPPRPDGAASGGRGQHLDHPHWDRDEVHDIYRAWRKVADEFPGDRCFVAEAWADTPERLAAYVRADGLHTAFNFDFLMASWDPKDLRTVIDDSLAMLGAVGAPATWVLSNHDVMRHASRYGRRAAKRWVANERYEPEGPLDLELGTRRARAAALLMLALPGGAYIYQGEELGLPEVEDLPESVLQDPVWERSGHTDRGRDGCRVPIPWSGQKAPYGFSPEDAAAAPWLPQPADWAPRTVAAQTGDQTSMLELYRTALRRRRAHPALGDGTLTWLDAPAGVLAFRRDPGFVCVVNLSAEPYPLPDHTAVLLTSGPLEDGRLGPDRAAWLAV; encoded by the coding sequence ATGCCCGGTACCGCACCCTGGTGGCGCAGCGCCGTCATCTACCAGGTCTACATCCGCAGTTTCGCCGACGGCAACGGCGACGGGATCGGCGACATCGCCGGCATCCGCTCCCGCCTGCCGTACCTCAAGTCGCTCGGCGTGGACGCCCTGTGGATCAACCCCTGGTACAAGTCGCCGCAGGCCGACCATGGTTACGACGTGGCCGACTACCGCGCGATCGACCCGCTGTTCGGCACCGTGGCCGAGGCCGAGCAACTCATCGAGGAGGCCCACCGGCACGGGATCCGCATCATCCCCGACATGGTGCCCAACCACACCTCCGACCGGCACGCCTGGTTCCAGGCGGCCCTGGCGGCCGGACCGGGCAGCCCGGAGCGCGAGCGCTACGTCTTCCGCCCCGGCCGGGGCCCCGACGGCGCCCTGCCGCCCAACGACTGGGTCTCCTCCTTCGGCGGCCCGGCCTGGACCCGGCTGCCGGACGGGGAGTGGTACCTGCACCTCTTCGCCCCCCAGCAGCCCGACCTGAACTGGCAGCACCCCGAGGTGCGCGCCGAGTTCGAGTCGATCCTGCGGTTCTGGTTCGCCCGGGGCGTGGACGGCTTCCGCATCGACGTGGCCCACGGCCTGATCAAGCACCCGGAGCTGCCCGACCTGCCGCCGCGTCCGGACGGGGCCGCCTCCGGCGGGCGCGGGCAGCACCTCGACCACCCCCACTGGGACCGCGACGAGGTCCACGACATCTACCGCGCCTGGCGGAAGGTGGCCGACGAGTTCCCCGGCGACCGCTGCTTCGTCGCCGAGGCCTGGGCGGACACCCCCGAGCGCCTGGCCGCCTACGTCCGCGCGGACGGCCTGCACACCGCGTTCAACTTCGACTTCCTCATGGCCAGTTGGGATCCCAAGGACCTGCGTACGGTCATCGACGACTCCCTCGCCATGCTCGGCGCGGTCGGCGCCCCCGCCACCTGGGTGCTCTCCAACCACGACGTCATGCGCCACGCCAGCCGGTACGGCCGCAGGGCGGCGAAGCGCTGGGTGGCCAACGAGCGCTACGAGCCCGAAGGCCCCCTCGACCTCGAACTGGGCACCCGGCGCGCCCGCGCGGCCGCCCTGCTGATGCTCGCCCTGCCCGGCGGCGCCTACATCTACCAGGGCGAGGAACTCGGCCTGCCCGAGGTCGAGGACCTGCCCGAGTCCGTCCTCCAGGACCCCGTCTGGGAACGCTCCGGCCACACCGACCGCGGCCGCGACGGCTGCCGGGTGCCGATCCCCTGGTCCGGGCAGAAGGCGCCGTACGGCTTCAGCCCCGAGGACGCCGCCGCCGCGCCCTGGCTGCCGCAGCCCGCCGACTGGGCCCCGCGCACCGTCGCGGCGCAGACCGGCGACCAGACGTCCATGCTGGAGCTCTACCGCACCGCCCTGCGCCGGCGCCGCGCGCACCCCGCCCTCGGCGACGGCACCCTCACCTGGCTGGACGCCCCGGCAGGAGTCCTCGCCTTCCGCCGCGACCCCGGCTTCGTGTGCGTGGTCAACCTCTCCGCCGAGCCGTACCCGCTGCCGGACCACACCGCGGTCCTGCTGACCAGCGGACCCCTCGAGGACGGCCGGCTGGGCCCGGACCGGGCGGCCTGGCTGGCGGTGTAG
- a CDS encoding ABC transporter ATP-binding protein, whose amino-acid sequence MTTEDIGDPNPATGPAAVPGEEVVQEVVRLSGLRKEYGDTVALDGVSLEIAAGEAVAVMGPSGCGKSTLLNMIAGLDRPSAGQVRVHGEDLGAIDETGLALFRRRRIGMIFQFFNLIDDLPAIDNVALAAQLTGSPARQARRRALELLDELGIADRRNVYPAALSGGERQRVAVARALMNRPALLLADEPTGALDSHAGEQVMDLLIDLNELGQTLLLVTHDPTLATRCAGRLVTMADGRITGDRTLERTA is encoded by the coding sequence ATGACCACCGAAGACATCGGCGACCCGAACCCGGCGACCGGCCCTGCCGCCGTACCCGGCGAGGAAGTCGTCCAGGAAGTCGTCCGGCTGAGCGGCCTGCGCAAGGAGTACGGCGACACCGTCGCCCTGGACGGCGTGTCGCTGGAGATCGCCGCCGGGGAGGCGGTGGCGGTGATGGGGCCGTCCGGCTGCGGCAAATCGACCCTGCTGAACATGATCGCCGGACTGGACCGGCCGAGCGCCGGGCAGGTGCGCGTGCACGGCGAGGACCTGGGCGCGATCGACGAGACCGGGCTGGCGCTCTTCCGGCGGCGCCGGATCGGCATGATCTTCCAGTTCTTCAACCTCATCGACGACCTGCCCGCGATCGACAACGTCGCCCTGGCCGCCCAGCTCACCGGCAGTCCGGCCCGCCAGGCCCGGCGCCGGGCGCTGGAGCTGCTGGACGAACTCGGCATCGCCGACCGCAGGAACGTCTACCCCGCCGCGCTCAGCGGCGGCGAGCGCCAGCGGGTGGCGGTGGCCCGCGCGCTGATGAACCGGCCCGCGCTGCTGCTGGCGGACGAGCCCACCGGCGCGCTGGACAGCCATGCGGGCGAGCAGGTGATGGACCTGCTCATCGACCTCAACGAACTGGGCCAGACCCTGCTGCTGGTGACGCACGACCCGACGCTGGCCACGCGCTGCGCCGGCCGGCTCGTGACCATGGCGGACGGCCGGATCACCGGCGACCGGACCCTGGAGCGGACGGCATGA
- a CDS encoding inorganic phosphate transporter, which produces MDHITFLVAVVIVTALAFDFTNGFHDTANAMATSIATGALGPRTAVLVSGILNIVGAFLSTEVARTISGGIVDDTLVSPAMIFAGLVGAILWNLVTWLAGLPSSSSHALFGGLIGAVWVGAGSHGVHFDKVADKVLIPAVASPVVAGLAALVATYLAYRLSARARQDSVTKGFRLGQIASASLVSLAHGTNDAQKTMGVITLTLISAGALGRDAGPPVWVIAAAGLAIGLGTYLGGWRIIRTMGKGLAEIQSPQGFAAETASTTVILTSAHLGFALSTTQVASGSILGAGLGRRLAEVRWGVAGRMVLAWLITLPAAALVGGLAASVVKHGGNLGTAVIALVALALATAIVAASRRNPVRADNVNDHHEVTLRTAARPRVGTAA; this is translated from the coding sequence ATGGACCACATCACGTTCCTCGTGGCGGTCGTCATCGTCACGGCACTGGCGTTCGACTTCACGAACGGGTTCCACGACACCGCCAACGCGATGGCGACCTCCATCGCCACCGGCGCTCTGGGGCCGCGCACCGCGGTGCTGGTCAGCGGGATCCTGAACATCGTCGGCGCCTTTCTGTCCACCGAGGTCGCCAGGACGATCTCCGGCGGGATCGTCGACGACACGCTGGTCAGCCCGGCGATGATCTTCGCGGGGCTGGTCGGCGCGATCCTGTGGAACCTGGTGACCTGGCTCGCCGGACTGCCCTCCAGCTCCTCCCACGCCCTCTTCGGCGGCCTGATCGGCGCGGTCTGGGTGGGTGCGGGCTCCCACGGCGTGCACTTCGACAAGGTCGCCGACAAGGTGCTGATCCCGGCCGTGGCCTCGCCGGTGGTGGCCGGCCTGGCCGCCCTGGTCGCCACCTACCTCGCCTACCGGCTCTCCGCCCGCGCCCGCCAGGACTCGGTGACCAAGGGCTTCCGCCTCGGCCAGATCGCCTCCGCCTCCCTGGTCTCCCTCGCGCACGGCACCAATGACGCCCAGAAGACCATGGGCGTCATCACCCTGACCCTGATCTCGGCGGGCGCGCTCGGACGCGACGCCGGCCCGCCGGTGTGGGTGATCGCCGCGGCCGGTCTGGCCATCGGCCTCGGCACCTATCTGGGCGGCTGGCGGATCATCCGCACCATGGGCAAGGGGCTGGCGGAGATCCAGTCGCCGCAGGGCTTCGCCGCCGAGACGGCCTCCACGACCGTGATCCTCACCTCCGCCCACCTCGGCTTCGCCCTGTCCACGACCCAGGTCGCCTCGGGCAGCATCCTGGGCGCCGGTCTCGGCCGCCGGCTCGCGGAGGTCCGCTGGGGCGTGGCCGGCCGCATGGTGCTGGCCTGGCTGATCACCCTGCCCGCCGCCGCCCTGGTCGGCGGCCTCGCGGCCAGCGTGGTCAAGCACGGCGGCAACCTCGGTACGGCGGTCATCGCCCTGGTCGCCCTGGCCCTCGCCACCGCCATCGTCGCCGCGTCGCGCCGTAACCCGGTGCGCGCCGACAACGTCAACGACCACCACGAGGTCACCCTCCGCACCGCGGCCCGGCCGCGCGTCGGTACGGCCGCCTGA
- a CDS encoding LacI family DNA-binding transcriptional regulator, with product MADVAERAGVSASTVSRTLRGLTTVSPEVRARVEQAARELDFAVSRQAASLVTGRTGTVAVLVPTLNAWFMGSALSSLGPLLRAAGMELTVYVIPDLAERTSFFDRLPARRNADALLVFSFDLTEEETDRLDSLGMPVIYVSQHVDGRPSVYVDDVAGALHGTRHLLNLGHRRIAFIKTVGASGFSFSSNERLLGYQQALAEAGVPLDDELVAALPVGDKRATVEALGRLLSLREPPTAVFAEQDEVAVAVIRALRRTRIEVPEQMSVLGFDDQPVADLFDLSTIAQSPSDIGREAGRLALKLIDDSESDHRQHIVLPTHLIPRATTAPLPAGERETDSGSTRA from the coding sequence ATGGCTGACGTCGCCGAACGGGCCGGGGTATCCGCCTCCACCGTCTCGCGAACCCTGCGCGGACTGACCACCGTCTCGCCGGAGGTGCGCGCCCGGGTCGAACAGGCCGCCCGCGAACTGGACTTCGCCGTCTCACGGCAGGCCGCGAGCCTGGTCACGGGCAGGACAGGGACCGTGGCCGTGCTCGTCCCCACGCTCAACGCGTGGTTCATGGGCTCGGCCCTCTCCAGCCTGGGCCCGCTGCTGCGGGCGGCGGGCATGGAGCTGACCGTCTATGTGATCCCCGATCTCGCCGAGCGCACCTCGTTCTTCGACCGGCTGCCCGCCCGCCGGAACGCCGACGCGCTGCTGGTCTTCTCCTTCGACCTCACCGAGGAGGAGACCGACCGGCTGGACAGCCTCGGCATGCCGGTCATCTATGTCAGCCAGCACGTCGACGGCCGCCCCAGCGTCTACGTCGACGACGTGGCCGGCGCCCTGCACGGCACCCGGCACCTGCTCAACCTCGGCCACCGCCGGATCGCCTTCATCAAGACGGTGGGCGCGAGCGGCTTCTCGTTCAGCTCCAACGAGCGGCTGCTCGGCTACCAGCAGGCGCTCGCCGAAGCGGGCGTCCCGCTCGACGACGAGCTGGTGGCCGCCCTGCCGGTCGGCGACAAACGCGCCACCGTCGAAGCGCTCGGCAGGCTGCTGAGCCTGCGCGAGCCGCCCACCGCCGTCTTCGCCGAACAGGACGAGGTCGCCGTCGCCGTCATCCGGGCCCTGCGCCGGACGCGGATCGAGGTGCCCGAGCAGATGTCCGTCCTGGGCTTCGACGACCAGCCGGTGGCCGACCTGTTCGACCTGTCCACCATCGCCCAGTCACCCTCGGACATCGGCCGCGAGGCCGGCCGGCTGGCCCTGAAGCTCATCGACGACTCCGAGTCGGACCACAGGCAGCACATCGTGCTGCCCACGCATCTGATCCCGCGGGCCACCACCGCGCCCCTTCCCGCAGGGGAGCGGGAGACGGACAGCGGATCCACGCGCGCCTGA
- a CDS encoding carbohydrate ABC transporter permease gives MTDTRIPPGPATPGSRRPPRTPVKGRRSRTRATAGTGRLAALLVSPTLLVLTIVVLYPTVMALRESLYGPKGLDPKTGFIRSTEPFVGLRNYADILGAAGDRFWNAFWNTTFFTVVTVALETVIGVAMALIMHRAFSGRALVRASILVPWAVPTAISGLLWRWIFNSDGIANALLGHQILWTTEGFHAKVAVIVAEVWKTAPFIGLLVLAGLQVIPNEVYEAARLDGASAPRRFWHITLPLVKPALLVAMLFRCMDALRMFDLPYILIGAQKNSVETLSMLAQNEASNVRFGPASAYAVLLFLYVFLIALAFVRLLGADLVGGTGTGTGGGRRSGRRFVFARRAEVTA, from the coding sequence ATGACCGACACCCGGATCCCGCCCGGGCCCGCCACCCCCGGGTCCCGCCGGCCGCCCCGCACACCGGTGAAGGGCCGGCGGTCCCGCACCCGCGCCACGGCCGGCACCGGGCGGCTGGCGGCCCTGCTGGTCTCCCCGACGCTCCTGGTGCTGACGATCGTCGTGCTCTACCCGACGGTCATGGCGCTGCGGGAGTCGCTGTACGGGCCGAAGGGCCTCGACCCGAAGACCGGCTTCATCCGCAGCACCGAGCCGTTCGTCGGGCTCAGGAACTACGCCGACATCCTCGGCGCCGCCGGGGACCGGTTCTGGAACGCCTTCTGGAACACCACCTTCTTCACCGTCGTCACCGTCGCTCTGGAGACGGTGATCGGCGTGGCCATGGCCCTGATCATGCACCGGGCGTTCAGCGGCCGCGCCCTGGTCCGGGCGAGCATCCTCGTCCCCTGGGCGGTGCCCACGGCCATCTCCGGCCTGCTGTGGCGGTGGATCTTCAACAGCGACGGCATCGCCAACGCCCTGCTCGGCCACCAGATCCTGTGGACCACCGAGGGCTTCCACGCCAAGGTCGCGGTCATCGTCGCCGAGGTGTGGAAGACCGCCCCGTTCATCGGGCTGCTGGTCCTGGCCGGACTGCAGGTGATCCCGAACGAGGTCTACGAGGCGGCCCGCCTCGACGGCGCGAGCGCGCCGCGCCGGTTCTGGCACATCACGCTGCCGCTGGTGAAGCCCGCGCTGCTGGTGGCGATGCTGTTCCGCTGCATGGACGCGCTGCGGATGTTCGACCTGCCGTACATCCTGATCGGCGCGCAGAAGAACTCGGTGGAAACGCTGTCCATGCTGGCGCAGAACGAGGCGTCCAACGTCCGCTTCGGCCCGGCCTCCGCCTACGCGGTCCTGCTCTTCCTCTACGTCTTCCTCATCGCGCTCGCCTTCGTACGGCTGTTGGGCGCCGATCTCGTCGGCGGTACCGGCACCGGCACGGGAGGCGGTCGCAGGAGCGGGCGCAGGTTCGTGTTCGCGCGCCGCGCGGAGGTGACGGCATGA